Proteins encoded by one window of Panicum virgatum strain AP13 chromosome 7N, P.virgatum_v5, whole genome shotgun sequence:
- the LOC120683059 gene encoding uncharacterized protein LOC120683059, which translates to MAEYEAHLSGLHIAIEIGIKRLDMRGDSQLVIDQAMKESSCHDMKMKAYCNAVCRLEDKFGGLDLNHIAHHSPPNVFTRDLAKPSIDVKDPAGASETTAEATAKDPSVGESEAMETETETSSADETEATQIDEALLSRDWCVQYLDWTIRGVLPSDRAQARRIARWAKSFILIDEELYKHGPSGNLQCCIPIPEGRELLRDIHAGVCGHHAAPCTLVAMHSGRVFTGP; encoded by the exons atggcggagtacgaggcccacCTCAGCGGTCTTCACATCGCCATCGAGATCGGCATCAAACGCCTCGATATGCGGGgagactctcaactcgtcatcgaccaggCGATGAAAGAGTCCAGCTGCCACGACATGAAGATGAAGGCATACTGCAACGCAGTatgccgcctcgaagacaagttcggcGGCCTCGACCTCAACCACATCgcac ACCACAGTCCCCCGAACGTCTTCACCCGTGACCTCGCCAAGCCGTCCATCGATGTCAAGGATCCAGCGGGGGCTAGTGAAACGACCGCCGAGGCCACGGCCAAGGACCCCTCAGTGGGTGAGTCCGAGGCCATGGAAACAGAGACTGAGACCTCCTCGGCGGACGAGACTGAGGCGACGCAAATCGACGAGGCTCTACTTTCACGTGACTGGTGTgtccagtacctcgactggacaATCCGAGGGGTGCTACCCTCGGatcgcgctcaggcgcggcgcatTGCCAGGTGGGCCAAGTCTTTCATCTTGATCGACGAAGAACTTTACAAACATGGCCCCTCGGGCAACCTGCAATGCTGCATCCCCATTCCCGAAGGTAGGGAACTGCTCCGAGACATCCACGCCGGAGTCTGTGGCCACCACGCGGCGCCATGCACCCTCGTGGCAATGCATTCAGGCAGGGTTTTTACTGGCCCATAG